The following proteins come from a genomic window of Ignavibacteriales bacterium:
- a CDS encoding purine-nucleoside phosphorylase, whose amino-acid sequence MSNLLEMINETLTVIRKKTNKNYEVGIILGTGLGGLVNEISVEHEIDYSDLPHFPLSTVESHHGKLIFGKIGGKEIVAMQGRFHYYEGYSMKQITYPVRLMKYLGVKTLIVSNACGGMNPIYRRGDIMLMVDHINMLGDNPLIGKNEDHLGPRFPDMSEPYDLELIKIAEDVALENKVKVQKGVYVAVPGPNLETKAEYRFLRAIGADVVGMSTIPENIVANQMGMKVLGISIITDECFPDSLKPAKVEEIIATAMQAEPKMTLIMKEVIKKL is encoded by the coding sequence ATGAGTAATCTTTTAGAAATGATTAATGAAACTCTTACAGTTATACGCAAGAAAACAAACAAAAATTATGAAGTAGGAATCATTCTAGGTACAGGTCTCGGCGGTTTAGTAAATGAAATTTCTGTAGAACATGAAATTGATTACTCCGATCTACCGCACTTTCCGCTTTCTACTGTTGAGTCTCATCATGGTAAATTAATTTTTGGAAAGATCGGCGGTAAAGAAATTGTTGCAATGCAGGGTCGGTTTCATTATTACGAAGGGTATTCGATGAAGCAAATCACGTATCCGGTTCGTTTAATGAAATATCTTGGTGTAAAAACATTGATTGTTTCAAATGCATGCGGAGGAATGAATCCAATCTACCGACGCGGTGATATTATGCTGATGGTGGATCATATCAATATGTTGGGTGATAATCCTCTTATAGGAAAGAATGAAGATCATTTGGGTCCCCGTTTTCCGGATATGAGCGAACCATACGATTTAGAACTTATTAAAATTGCAGAAGATGTTGCTCTTGAGAATAAAGTGAAAGTTCAAAAAGGTGTTTATGTTGCTGTTCCCGGTCCAAATCTTGAGACTAAAGCCGAATACAGATTCTTAAGAGCAATTGGAGCGGATGTGGTAGGGATGTCGACTATTCCGGAAAATATTGTGGCAAATCAAATGGGTATGAAAGTTTTAGGAATAAGTATTATTACGGATGAATGTTTCCCGGATTCGCTGAAACCTGCTAAAGTTGAAGAGATAATAGCAACAGCTATGCAGGCCGAGCCAAAAATGACTTTAATAATGAAAGAAGTGATAAAAAAATTATAA
- a CDS encoding DivIVA domain-containing protein encodes MKFTPFGIKNQEFNRTVRGFDRDEVKAFLDKLSDEFEILQNENEKLKVELERQEDQLREFKRIEKSLQQAMLNQTESTSKTVESAKKQTAMMIKEAELKSLQTIEKAKESANSIRDSVLRLREEKKLLIARLKAMLDTQSSFLEMNMQNIETRPKKKEIAKGHADQDDQTEINVDDILEKLL; translated from the coding sequence ATGAAGTTCACACCGTTTGGTATTAAGAATCAAGAATTCAACAGGACTGTTCGCGGTTTCGATCGTGATGAAGTAAAAGCATTCTTGGATAAACTTTCAGATGAATTTGAAATTCTTCAAAACGAGAACGAGAAATTGAAAGTTGAACTTGAGCGCCAGGAAGATCAATTAAGGGAATTTAAACGAATCGAAAAAAGCCTTCAGCAGGCGATGTTGAATCAAACTGAATCAACAAGTAAAACTGTCGAATCGGCTAAGAAGCAAACTGCCATGATGATTAAAGAAGCCGAACTTAAGTCTCTTCAAACAATTGAAAAAGCAAAAGAGTCAGCAAACTCAATCCGCGATTCGGTTCTTAGATTGCGTGAAGAGAAAAAATTATTGATAGCAAGGTTGAAAGCAATGCTAGATACGCAATCGAGTTTTCTTGAGATGAATATGCAGAATATTGAGACCCGTCCCAAGAAAAAAGAAATTGCGAAAGGACATGCAGATCAAGACGATCAAACCGAAATAAATGTTGATGATATATTGGAGAAACTTTTATGA
- a CDS encoding YggS family pyridoxal phosphate-dependent enzyme, giving the protein MISENLKKLEDRIAETCAKCGRNRSEIKLIAVSKTQPAEVISEVLNSGIKELGENKALELRDKSELIKGDFRWHFIGHLQTNKVKYVINSADYIHAIDSIKLADEINRKAGQINKKQKILLEIKTSAEMAKLGLESEEEIFEVAEYCKSRSNLDLTGLMTMAPYTDDTKVIRNCFVKLREIKEKLTNNGFLLTELSMGMTNDYEIAIEEGATMLRIGTAIFGSK; this is encoded by the coding sequence ATGATTTCAGAAAATCTTAAAAAACTTGAAGATCGGATTGCAGAAACCTGTGCAAAATGCGGCAGAAATCGCTCCGAAATTAAGCTGATAGCGGTAAGTAAAACACAACCGGCTGAAGTAATTAGTGAAGTTCTTAATTCAGGTATTAAAGAGCTTGGAGAGAATAAAGCTCTTGAACTTCGGGATAAATCTGAATTGATAAAGGGAGATTTTCGATGGCATTTTATCGGGCATCTTCAAACGAACAAAGTAAAATATGTGATTAATTCGGCAGATTATATTCATGCCATTGATTCAATTAAATTAGCTGACGAGATTAATCGTAAAGCCGGACAGATTAACAAAAAGCAAAAAATTCTTCTAGAAATAAAGACTTCTGCCGAAATGGCTAAACTTGGTCTTGAGAGTGAAGAAGAAATTTTTGAAGTCGCTGAATATTGCAAAAGTCGCTCTAATTTAGATTTGACGGGATTGATGACGATGGCGCCATACACGGATGATACAAAAGTTATCCGGAATTGTTTCGTCAAATTAAGAGAGATAAAAGAAAAGTTGACTAATAATGGCTTCTTGTTAACTGAACTTTCGATGGGGATGACTAACGATTACGAGATTGCGATTGAAGAAGGTGCGACAATGCTAAGAATAGGAACAGCAATCTTTGGCAGCAAATAA
- a CDS encoding vitamin B12-dependent ribonucleotide reductase produces the protein MKINRLFTSADKDPLESIEFVKRTSEIKNPDGSIVFRMEDVHVPKEWSQVATDVLAQKYFRKAGVPKLLTKIDEEGIPLWLQPSAADKKLEELSEKERFGSETDARQVFYRLAGTWTYWGWKAKYFDTEEDAKTFYDEHVYMLAVQYAAPNSPQWFNTGLNWAYGINGPSQGHYYVDYQTGQLTFSDDAYTHPQPHACFIQSVRDDLVNEGGIMDLWVREARLFKYGSGTGSNFSELRGLNEPLSGGGKSSGLMSFLKIGDRSAGAIKSGGTTRRAAKMVTLDIDHPDIEEFINWKVVEEQKVAALVSGSKILNFHLNNIIKACFDEHPENDRFSKKTNLRLRKAIIEARKMSVPENYIDRVIKLAKLGFHSIEVPVYDEDWDSEAYLTVSGQNSNNSVRVTNDFMQAVLNDSNWNLYWRTEKKKAKKDGRVPKPSKSLSAKNLWDDIAYAAWSSADPGLQYDTTINEWHTCPAEGSIRASNPCSEYMFLDDTACNLASLNLVKFYNDDTQAFDIEAYRHATRLWTIVLEISVLMAQYPSKEIAQKSYEYRTLGLGYANLGSLLMRQGIPYESKEAYAICGALTGIMHMRSYATSAEMSKELGSFPRYKENEEAMLRVIRNHKRASYNVPKEEYEGLSIYPMGINPEFCPSDLLKAAREDADIALELGEQFGFRNAQVTVIAPTGTIGLVMDCDTTGIEPDFALVKFKKLAGGGYFKIINQSIPPALKRLGYNEDQSREIIKYAKGAGTLIGCPHINHESLKVKGFNEEVLNKLEAILPAVFELSFAFNKFTLGDRFLKSNLGFTDEQINDFNFDVLSELGFSKEEIASANDFVCGTMTIEGAPFLKHEHYPVFDCANKCGKKGSRFIKADAHIYMMASAQPFISGAISKTINLPNNASIDDIKYAYLQSWKLGTKANALYRDGSKLSQPLNTMTDEEVEDLMEKKEENDIVKIAERIIHRYIAKRRRLPDRRTGYTQKVKINGQTVYVRTGEYENGQIGEVFIDMHKEGAAFRSLLNCFAISISLGLQHGVPLEEFVDAFVFTRFEPSGVVSGHSRIKMATSVIDYIFRELAVTYLGRNDLSHVEEAEIVKKIDHRSVVEPDFESEEVISERMIELDNHKELVEKSSMEVSKDLRAKAITLHQSVMKARERGYTGDICPECQSMTMVRNGTCLKCTTCGATTGCS, from the coding sequence ATGAAAATAAATCGTCTTTTCACTTCTGCGGATAAAGATCCGCTCGAATCGATTGAGTTTGTTAAAAGAACATCAGAGATAAAAAATCCGGATGGCTCAATTGTGTTCAGAATGGAAGACGTGCACGTTCCCAAAGAATGGTCGCAAGTTGCTACCGATGTTCTTGCACAAAAATATTTTCGCAAAGCAGGTGTTCCTAAACTTTTAACAAAAATTGACGAAGAAGGAATTCCTCTTTGGCTTCAACCATCTGCTGCCGATAAAAAATTAGAAGAACTTTCCGAGAAAGAAAGATTTGGTTCGGAAACGGATGCCCGTCAAGTTTTTTACCGTCTTGCAGGAACGTGGACTTACTGGGGATGGAAAGCAAAATATTTTGATACCGAAGAAGATGCAAAAACATTTTATGATGAACATGTTTATATGCTAGCTGTACAGTATGCAGCGCCTAATTCTCCTCAATGGTTTAATACAGGTTTAAATTGGGCGTATGGAATTAATGGACCCTCGCAAGGACATTATTATGTAGACTATCAAACCGGGCAGCTTACTTTTTCAGACGATGCATATACTCATCCGCAACCGCATGCATGCTTCATTCAATCCGTTAGAGATGATCTGGTTAATGAAGGCGGAATAATGGACCTATGGGTTCGCGAAGCTCGTTTATTCAAATATGGTTCCGGAACCGGTTCAAACTTTTCCGAGTTACGCGGACTAAACGAACCACTAAGCGGCGGCGGAAAATCTTCAGGATTAATGTCGTTCTTAAAAATCGGGGACCGTTCAGCCGGCGCAATTAAATCCGGCGGAACAACACGCCGTGCTGCCAAAATGGTAACGCTAGATATTGATCATCCGGATATTGAAGAATTTATAAATTGGAAAGTTGTTGAAGAACAAAAAGTAGCGGCTCTTGTATCCGGTTCAAAAATTTTAAATTTCCATCTCAATAATATTATCAAAGCATGTTTTGATGAACATCCGGAAAACGACCGCTTCAGTAAAAAAACAAATTTGAGATTGCGTAAAGCAATAATTGAAGCGCGCAAGATGAGCGTTCCGGAAAATTATATTGACCGTGTAATTAAACTTGCAAAACTAGGATTTCATTCTATTGAAGTTCCGGTTTATGATGAAGATTGGGATTCAGAAGCATATTTAACTGTCTCCGGACAAAATTCAAATAACTCTGTCCGTGTTACAAATGATTTTATGCAGGCAGTACTTAATGACAGTAATTGGAATTTGTATTGGAGAACGGAAAAGAAAAAAGCAAAAAAAGATGGACGTGTGCCAAAACCGTCTAAATCTTTAAGCGCTAAAAATCTTTGGGATGATATCGCATATGCTGCCTGGTCAAGTGCTGATCCGGGACTTCAGTATGATACAACTATCAACGAATGGCATACGTGTCCGGCTGAAGGTTCTATTCGTGCTTCTAATCCATGCAGCGAGTACATGTTCCTCGATGATACTGCTTGTAATCTTGCATCTCTAAATTTAGTAAAATTTTATAATGATGATACACAAGCATTTGATATCGAAGCATACCGGCATGCAACAAGATTGTGGACAATCGTATTAGAGATAAGCGTATTGATGGCTCAGTATCCCAGCAAAGAGATTGCACAAAAAAGTTACGAGTATAGAACTCTCGGTTTAGGTTATGCAAATCTTGGTTCATTGTTGATGCGTCAAGGGATTCCTTATGAAAGTAAAGAAGCATACGCAATATGCGGTGCTCTTACCGGAATTATGCATATGCGTTCTTATGCAACATCTGCAGAAATGTCCAAGGAACTTGGGTCATTCCCGCGTTACAAAGAAAATGAAGAAGCCATGTTGCGTGTAATTCGGAATCATAAACGTGCATCGTATAATGTACCTAAGGAAGAGTATGAAGGATTATCAATCTATCCGATGGGAATAAATCCGGAATTTTGTCCATCTGATTTATTAAAAGCTGCCCGTGAAGATGCAGACATTGCTCTCGAGCTTGGTGAACAATTTGGTTTCCGTAATGCACAAGTTACCGTGATTGCTCCTACCGGTACAATTGGACTTGTAATGGATTGCGATACAACAGGAATAGAGCCGGACTTTGCACTTGTGAAATTTAAAAAACTAGCCGGCGGCGGTTACTTCAAAATTATTAATCAATCAATTCCGCCCGCGCTTAAGAGATTAGGTTATAACGAAGATCAAAGCCGGGAAATTATTAAATACGCAAAAGGTGCCGGAACATTAATCGGCTGTCCACATATAAATCATGAATCGCTGAAGGTGAAAGGTTTTAATGAGGAAGTTCTAAATAAGCTTGAAGCAATTCTGCCTGCCGTTTTCGAATTGAGTTTTGCGTTTAATAAATTTACTCTCGGTGACCGGTTCTTGAAAAGCAATCTTGGTTTCACAGATGAACAGATTAATGATTTCAATTTCGATGTTCTTTCCGAACTTGGATTTTCAAAAGAAGAGATTGCTTCCGCAAATGATTTTGTATGCGGAACAATGACTATTGAAGGTGCACCATTTTTGAAACATGAACACTATCCGGTTTTTGATTGCGCTAACAAATGCGGAAAGAAGGGTTCCAGATTCATTAAAGCTGATGCACACATTTACATGATGGCTTCGGCTCAACCATTCATCTCAGGCGCTATTTCTAAAACAATCAATTTGCCTAACAACGCATCAATCGATGATATCAAATATGCATACTTGCAATCATGGAAGCTTGGAACAAAAGCAAATGCACTCTACCGTGATGGATCTAAACTTTCTCAACCTCTCAACACAATGACAGATGAAGAAGTTGAAGACTTAATGGAAAAGAAGGAAGAAAACGATATTGTAAAAATTGCTGAAAGAATTATTCACAGGTACATAGCCAAGAGAAGAAGATTACCGGACCGCAGAACAGGCTACACACAAAAAGTTAAAATCAATGGGCAAACTGTTTATGTTCGTACCGGTGAATATGAAAACGGTCAAATCGGCGAAGTATTTATTGATATGCACAAAGAAGGTGCGGCATTTAGAAGTTTGTTAAACTGTTTTGCAATTTCTATTTCGTTAGGGTTGCAGCACGGTGTTCCTCTTGAAGAATTTGTTGATGCATTCGTTTTCACTCGTTTTGAACCGAGCGGAGTAGTTTCAGGACACAGCAGAATTAAAATGGCGACTTCTGTAATTGACTATATCTTTAGAGAACTTGCCGTTACTTATCTTGGAAGAAATGATCTGTCTCATGTTGAAGAAGCAGAGATAGTAAAAAAGATTGATCACCGTTCTGTCGTTGAACCCGATTTTGAAAGTGAAGAAGTTATTAGCGAAAGAATGATCGAATTAGACAACCATAAAGAACTCGTTGAAAAATCTTCTATGGAAGTTTCGAAAGATCTTAGAGCCAAAGCTATCACTCTTCACCAAAGCGTTATGAAGGCGCGGGAACGCGGTTATACAGGAGATATTTGCCCTGAGTGCCAAAGTATGACAATGGTTCGTAATGGAACGTGTCTGAAGTGCACTACATGCGGCGCAACCACAGGGTGCAGTTAA
- the malQ gene encoding 4-alpha-glucanotransferase: MKIERSAGILLHPTSLPGKFGIGDLGPDAFQFVEFLKKAGQTLWQVFPLGPTGYGDSPYQCFSAFAGNPLLISPELLHKDCLLDDNELYDNIPHYDSHKIDFGSVINYKFSLLRKAFQNFKKKHSEFDNECGDFCEKNNYWLDDYSLFMAAKQYHGGVLWTQWDPTIAFRKNIPEWKNKLKDEIEFQKFLQFSFDKQWTALRLFANNNGIKIIGDMPIFIAYDSSDLWANKELFTVREDGSLEFVAGVPPDYFSATGQLWGNPLYKWKEMEKDNFAWWRKRISKLLEMADILRIDHFRGFDAYWEIKGDAKTAIVGRWVKAPGEKLFNSIKKTLGDLPIIAEDLGVITDSVEALRDHFDFPGIKILQFGLGVDGDKKFLPHNHIKNCIVHTGSHDNETTLGFLTTEKNKNSGIYEWTQKYFNYYGDNMTYELIRSAYGSVANICVIPLQDILNLNNEARMNLPGTLGGNWTWRFTWSQISEGLASHYQEMCVMFERPPLRKNENADIIVEDE, encoded by the coding sequence ATGAAAATTGAACGATCGGCAGGAATTCTGCTTCATCCTACGTCCCTTCCCGGAAAATTTGGAATTGGAGATCTCGGACCAGATGCATTTCAATTTGTAGAATTCTTAAAAAAAGCCGGACAGACATTGTGGCAGGTATTTCCGCTTGGTCCTACGGGGTATGGTGATTCCCCTTACCAGTGCTTCTCAGCATTCGCCGGGAACCCGCTTTTAATAAGTCCGGAATTATTACATAAAGACTGCTTGTTAGATGATAATGAACTGTATGATAATATACCACATTACGATTCTCATAAAATTGATTTTGGCTCTGTCATCAATTACAAATTTTCTTTACTTCGAAAAGCATTTCAGAATTTCAAGAAGAAACATTCAGAATTCGATAATGAGTGCGGAGACTTCTGTGAAAAAAATAATTATTGGTTAGATGATTATTCCCTCTTCATGGCCGCAAAACAATACCATGGCGGAGTTCTTTGGACTCAATGGGATCCGACAATCGCCTTCAGAAAAAATATTCCGGAATGGAAGAATAAATTGAAAGATGAAATTGAATTTCAAAAATTTCTTCAATTCTCTTTTGATAAACAATGGACAGCATTACGGCTCTTTGCAAACAATAATGGAATAAAAATTATTGGTGATATGCCAATCTTCATAGCTTATGATAGCTCTGACTTATGGGCCAACAAAGAACTGTTCACAGTTCGCGAGGATGGTTCTTTAGAATTTGTTGCCGGTGTTCCACCAGATTATTTCAGTGCGACGGGACAACTTTGGGGCAACCCGCTTTACAAATGGAAAGAAATGGAGAAAGATAATTTTGCCTGGTGGAGAAAAAGAATCTCCAAACTTCTCGAGATGGCAGACATTTTAAGAATAGATCACTTCCGCGGTTTTGATGCATACTGGGAAATTAAAGGCGACGCAAAAACTGCCATTGTAGGAAGATGGGTTAAAGCTCCCGGTGAAAAATTATTTAATTCAATTAAAAAAACTCTTGGCGATTTGCCAATCATTGCGGAAGATCTTGGTGTAATTACAGATTCTGTTGAAGCACTCCGCGATCATTTTGATTTCCCGGGAATAAAAATCTTGCAATTTGGTCTTGGTGTTGACGGGGATAAAAAATTCTTGCCGCATAATCATATCAAAAATTGTATTGTTCATACCGGCTCACATGATAATGAAACAACACTAGGATTTCTTACAACCGAAAAGAATAAAAATTCCGGCATATATGAGTGGACACAAAAATATTTCAATTATTACGGAGATAATATGACATATGAACTGATAAGATCCGCCTATGGTTCCGTTGCAAATATTTGTGTTATACCGTTACAGGACATTTTGAATCTGAACAATGAAGCACGGATGAACTTGCCGGGTACTTTGGGAGGCAATTGGACATGGAGATTTACATGGAGTCAGATTTCAGAAGGACTTGCGAGCCATTATCAAGAAATGTGTGTAATGTTTGAACGTCCACCGTTAAGGAAAAATGAGAATGCAGATATTATAGTGGAAGATGAATAG
- a CDS encoding glutathione peroxidase yields the protein MKGFRYISYLLFLLGFAYNSPAKNSGGESSANNIDNIVVKDMSGKDVKLSDYKGKVLLIVNVASKCGYTPQYEALEAIYNKYKDKGFEILAFPCNDFGGQEPGTNEEIKTFCSSKYNVTFKLFDKIKVLGDERTPLYARLINNNVTEKGDVKWNFEKFLVDKNGNIVSRFRSKIKPESEEITKAIEAELAK from the coding sequence ATGAAAGGCTTTAGATATATTTCGTATTTATTGTTCTTACTTGGTTTCGCTTATAATTCTCCGGCTAAGAATAGCGGCGGTGAATCTTCTGCAAATAATATTGATAATATTGTAGTGAAAGATATGAGCGGTAAGGATGTTAAACTTTCCGATTACAAAGGAAAGGTTTTACTGATCGTAAACGTAGCAAGCAAATGCGGATACACACCTCAATATGAAGCGCTTGAAGCAATCTATAATAAGTACAAAGACAAAGGATTTGAAATTCTTGCATTTCCATGTAACGATTTTGGCGGTCAAGAACCCGGAACTAACGAAGAAATTAAAACATTTTGCAGCTCAAAATATAATGTGACTTTCAAGCTTTTTGATAAAATAAAAGTTCTTGGTGATGAGAGAACACCGTTATATGCCCGGCTAATAAATAACAATGTTACTGAGAAGGGCGATGTGAAATGGAATTTCGAAAAGTTCTTGGTTGATAAAAACGGAAATATCGTTTCCCGTTTTAGAAGTAAAATTAAACCGGAGAGTGAAGAAATTACAAAAGCAATTGAAGCTGAATTAGCAAAATAA
- the pta gene encoding phosphate acetyltransferase — protein sequence MAEIELLNQIRSRAAQRKKTIVLPESHDERVLKAAEILTQEKIASVITLGNEEKIRNDAKKIGVNLQGIRIIDPDKSDKLSDFTNIFFNLRKHKGVTVEQARETMRRDLFFGGMMVSSGMADGSVSGSFATTADVMRASIFCVGMKEGISIVSSFFLMVFPNVVYSFADCAVNPNPDAKQLADIAISTADNHKKLTGEEPYIAMLSFSTKGSAEHELVDKVREATKFVQQKRPDLNVDGELQFDAAVVAGVGKKKAPDSKVAGRANVLVFPDLNAGNIGYKIAQRLGGAEAVGPISQGLKKPFYDLSRGCSVDDIVNTAAIACLAAD from the coding sequence ATGGCAGAGATTGAATTACTTAATCAAATCAGATCCAGAGCAGCTCAAAGGAAAAAGACAATTGTACTACCCGAGTCACACGATGAAAGAGTATTGAAAGCAGCTGAAATATTAACTCAAGAAAAAATCGCATCGGTAATAACGCTTGGTAACGAAGAAAAAATTAGAAATGATGCAAAAAAAATCGGAGTGAACCTACAAGGCATAAGAATAATTGATCCTGACAAGAGCGATAAACTGAGCGACTTTACAAACATATTTTTCAATTTGCGAAAACACAAGGGAGTAACTGTTGAACAAGCCCGCGAAACTATGCGGCGAGATCTATTTTTTGGCGGGATGATGGTTAGCAGCGGTATGGCAGATGGAAGTGTATCGGGTTCATTTGCCACAACTGCAGATGTCATGCGTGCATCAATCTTTTGTGTTGGTATGAAAGAAGGAATTTCAATTGTATCGAGTTTCTTTTTAATGGTGTTTCCAAATGTAGTTTACAGCTTTGCGGATTGCGCGGTTAATCCCAATCCTGATGCGAAACAACTTGCGGATATCGCAATTTCAACTGCTGATAATCATAAGAAACTTACTGGCGAAGAACCATACATTGCAATGCTTTCATTCTCTACAAAAGGAAGTGCAGAGCATGAGCTGGTTGATAAAGTCCGTGAAGCTACAAAGTTTGTTCAGCAAAAACGACCTGATCTAAATGTTGACGGCGAACTTCAATTTGATGCCGCTGTTGTTGCCGGAGTTGGTAAGAAAAAAGCACCGGATAGCAAGGTGGCTGGAAGGGCAAATGTTTTGGTTTTCCCGGATTTGAATGCCGGTAATATCGGATACAAAATTGCTCAACGCCTCGGCGGTGCAGAGGCGGTGGGTCCTATAAGTCAAGGATTGAAAAAACCTTTCTATGATCTTAGCCGTGGCTGCAGTGTGGATGATATTGTAAACACGGCTGCTATAGCTTGTCTTGCTGCAGATTAA
- a CDS encoding AI-2E family transporter: protein MIKQIMPLTDQLLKKSKTYFLVFLSLCTLFFLSYLFADILAMLAVSILISLLFNPIVGFLEKRGFSRLSAVLTVFAIVILLIIASFSFLIPRVINQFNSLSVTLTQENLQLFFQQIENSLKSTFPFLNSINIVEKFTNFSQNVFSSWISNFSDLIYSIVSLIAILVIVPFMTFFLLKDNKHLLRGIINIMPNKYFEVSYSVFDKIALQLGRFVRGWILDAFLVGLLCGVGLKILGINNAISIGFIAGVGHLIPYFGPIVGGIPAIIISIIQYGNLSMLPSIIIMFLTVYVIDNGFIQPNIFAKATDIHPLLIIILIIAGSQLLGVLGMLLAVPAATVVKTASREIYNGYKRYKIIRS from the coding sequence ATGATTAAGCAGATTATGCCTCTAACAGATCAACTGTTAAAAAAAAGTAAAACTTATTTTTTAGTTTTTCTATCGTTGTGTACATTATTTTTTCTGTCTTATCTTTTTGCAGATATCCTTGCAATGCTTGCCGTTTCAATATTAATATCGCTGCTTTTCAACCCGATTGTTGGCTTTCTTGAAAAGAGAGGATTTAGCAGATTGTCAGCTGTGTTGACTGTATTTGCAATTGTAATACTTTTAATAATCGCGAGCTTTTCTTTTTTAATTCCCAGAGTCATTAATCAATTCAACAGTTTGTCGGTTACATTAACCCAGGAAAATTTGCAATTGTTTTTTCAACAAATTGAGAATTCTTTAAAGTCAACATTCCCATTTTTAAATTCGATTAACATCGTTGAAAAATTTACAAATTTTTCACAGAATGTATTTAGCAGCTGGATTAGTAATTTCAGCGACTTGATATATAGTATCGTCTCACTTATTGCAATCTTAGTTATAGTTCCGTTTATGACTTTCTTTTTACTAAAAGATAACAAACATTTATTACGCGGTATTATAAATATTATGCCGAATAAATATTTTGAAGTTTCTTATTCAGTGTTTGATAAGATTGCTTTACAACTTGGTCGTTTTGTGAGAGGTTGGATTTTAGATGCTTTTCTTGTAGGGTTATTGTGCGGTGTTGGATTGAAAATATTGGGTATAAATAATGCAATCTCAATCGGATTCATAGCCGGCGTTGGACATCTTATTCCATATTTTGGACCAATTGTGGGAGGTATTCCCGCAATTATCATTTCAATTATTCAATATGGAAATTTGTCAATGCTTCCGAGCATTATTATTATGTTCTTAACTGTTTACGTAATTGATAACGGATTTATTCAACCAAACATATTTGCAAAAGCCACCGATATTCACCCGCTTTTAATAATTATTCTTATTATTGCCGGAAGTCAATTACTTGGTGTTCTTGGTATGCTTTTGGCGGTTCCCGCTGCAACGGTTGTTAAAACTGCTTCCCGTGAAATCTATAACGGATATAAACGATATAAAATTATCCGCAGCTGA